In a single window of the Anaplasma platys genome:
- a CDS encoding phosphatidylglycerophosphatase A: MKFSYCEVASTWFGTGRVSRAPGTAGSAAALLLFPLVTAHYAVGLAVVTAVFSLGMFAVSSYMRRCPEKSDPKEVVIDEVCGQLLTLVLPSVAGRVCCLDLYTTYGFGVLWVFLVSGFLSFRLFDIVKPWPICLVDRKMKGALGVMLDDIFAAIAASILTLAAVNASVWY; the protein is encoded by the coding sequence GTGAAGTTTTCATATTGTGAGGTGGCTTCGACCTGGTTTGGAACCGGAAGAGTATCTAGAGCTCCAGGAACCGCGGGTAGTGCAGCGGCGCTGTTGCTGTTCCCGTTGGTGACAGCGCATTATGCTGTTGGGTTGGCTGTGGTCACAGCAGTGTTTTCGCTGGGCATGTTTGCGGTGAGTAGTTACATGAGGCGGTGCCCGGAAAAATCAGATCCCAAAGAAGTGGTGATAGATGAAGTTTGCGGTCAACTGCTAACCTTGGTATTGCCTTCGGTTGCGGGCAGAGTCTGCTGCTTGGACCTGTATACAACTTACGGTTTTGGAGTGTTGTGGGTGTTCCTGGTCTCAGGGTTTCTATCATTTAGGCTTTTCGACATAGTGAAACCCTGGCCGATTTGTCTGGTGGACAGGAAAATGAAGGGAGCGCTTGGCGTTATGCTGGACGACATATTTGCCGCCATAGCGGCTTCTATATTGACCCTTGCAGCGGTGAACGCTAGTGTGTGGTACTAA